One segment of Carya illinoinensis cultivar Pawnee chromosome 1, C.illinoinensisPawnee_v1, whole genome shotgun sequence DNA contains the following:
- the LOC122276448 gene encoding mitochondrial import receptor subunit TOM9-2-like, translating to MASSQGKKRVSATSNDQSLISRVSRSVSQSPILNQTKRAASDAATVSKKLMRSTGRAAWIAGTTFLILVVPLIIEMDREQQLNDLELQQASLLGTPK from the coding sequence ATGGCGTCGTCCCAGGGAAAAAAGCGAGTCTCTGCCACGAGCAACGACCAGTCCCTTATCTCGAGGGTTTCACGCAGCGTGTCCCAGTCCCCCATCCTCAACCAGACGAAGCGCGCCGCTTCCGACGCCGCCACCGTGTCCAAGAAGCTGATGCGCAGCACGGGCAGGGCCGCCTGGATTGCCGGCACCACCTTCTTGATCCTGGTGGTTCCACTCATCATCGAAATGGACCGCGAGCAGCAGCTCAACGACCTTGAACTCCAGCAGGCCAGTCTCCTCGGCACCCCCAAGTGA
- the LOC122276421 gene encoding putative pentatricopeptide repeat-containing protein At5g52630, which yields MLKRIPSPRISFFDKLAYDAKTLASSIKIQRQQHNMNDHLILESQSHPSQSRSNVTDPRVVHAQAIVAANTDRSVYNNLITLYSKSDLLSYSLRLFHQIPSPNVVSWTALISAHANSILSLHHFVSMLRHPTFPNQRTFASLFKTCTALPSFSFGLGLHSLALKLSVSSEPFSGSALVNFYSKYRLPNEARKALDDITHRDEVCYSAIIVGLAQNSRPIDALSMFAEMRACDVASTIYSVSGSLRAVAEIAAWEQCRIIHAHAVVTGLDSNVIVGSALIDGYGRAGFISDAREVFDENFPVMNIVGWNALMAGYAQHGDNNMTLRLFNSMEARGLVPDEYSFLAVLTSFCNAGLAVESEQWMNRMKVDYGLEPGLEHYTCLVGALGRAGRLKEAERLAMTIPFVPDAAVWRSLLSSCAYHGAADMAWTMARKLLELNPHDDSAYVIATNVLSVAGRWDEVAEVRKMMKDRGVKKEGGRSWVEVQGKVHVFLAGDRRHERTEEIYEKLAELMEEIEKLGYVPVWKEMLREVGEGEKREALWYHSEKLAVAFGVVSGAAPPGKALRIVKNLRICRDCHEAFKYFSRILEKEIIVRDVNRYHRFSYGSCSCGDIW from the coding sequence atgTTGAAAAGGATACCCAGCCCCCGTATCAGTTTCTTTGACAAGCTCGCATATGACGCCAAAACTCTTGCATCCTCTATCAAGATTCAACGTCaacaacataacatgaacgacCACCTAATATTAGAGTCCCAGTCCCACCCAAGCCAGAGCCGAAGCAACGTCACCGACCCACGCGTTGTCCACGCTCAAGCCATCGTTGCCGCCAACACCGACCGCTCTGTCTACAACAACCTAATCACTCTCTATTCCAAATCCGACCTCTTGTCCTACTCCCTCCGCCTCTTCCACCAAATCCCTTCTCCCAACGTCGTCTCATGGACCGCCCTCATCTCCGCCCACGCCAACTCCATCCTCTCCCTCCACCACTTCGTTTCTATGCTCCGCCACCCCACCTTCCCCAACCAGCGCACCTTTGCCTCTCTCTTCAAAACCTGCACTGCGCTCCCTTCCTTCTCTTTCGGCCTTGGCCTCCACTCTCTCGCGCTAAAACTCTCGGTCTCTAGCGAGCCCTTTTCTGGGTCCGCACTCGTTAATTTCTACTCTAAATATCGTTTACCCAATGAAGCTCGTAAGGCGCTCGACGATATCACTCACAGAGATGAGGTTTGTTATTCCGCCATTATCGTGGGACTTGCGCAGAATTCACGGCCCATCGATGCGTTATCGATGTTTGCTGAAATGAGAGCTTGCGATGTGGCGTCCACGATCTATAGTGTCTCCGGCTCGCTTCGTGCGGTCGCAGAGATTGCTGCATGGGAGCAGTGTAGGATAATCCATGCCCATGCGGTTGTTACGGGGCTAGATTCCAACGTGATTGTGGGTAGTGCTCTAATTGATGGGTATGGAAGAGCAGGTTTTATTTCAGATGCTCGGGAGGTTTTTGATGAGAATTTTCCGGTGATGAATATCGTGGGTTGGAATGCATTGATGGCTGGCTATGCACAGCACGGAGATAACAACATGACCCTCCGGCTTTTCAACTCAATGGAAGCTCGAGGGCTTGTGCCGGATGAATATAGCTTTCTAGCAGTCCTAACATCGTTTTGCAATGCAGGTTTGGCTGTTGAGAGTGAGCAGTGGATGAATAGGATGAAAGTGGATTACGGTTTGGAACCGGGACTAGAGCATTATACGTGTTTGGTGGGTGCATTGGGACGAGCTGGTCGATTAAAAGAAGCTGAGAGGCTTGCAATGACTATACCTTTTGTGCCGGATGCTGCAGTGTGGCGGTCATTGCTATCCAGTTGTGCATATCACGGTGCAGCAGATATGGCTTGGACCATGGCTAGAAAGTTATTGGAACTTAACCCTCATGATGACTCGGCTTATGTGATTGCTACCAATGTGTTATCAGTTGCAGGTAGGTGGGACGAGGTGGCAGAAGTGCGGAAGATGATGAAAGATAGGGGGGTGAAGAAGGAAGGTGGGAGGAGCTGGGTAGAAGTGCAAGGGAAAGTACACGTGTTTTTGGCCGGGGATAGAAGGCATGAGAGGACGGAGGAAATATACGAGAAGTTGGCAGAGTTAATGGAAGAGATTGAGAAATTAGGGTATGTGCCGGTTTGGAAAGAGATGCTTCGTGAGGTAGGAGAAGGGGAGAAAAGGGAAGCTCTTTGGTATCACAGTGAGAAATTGGCAGTGGCTTTTGGAGTGGTGAGTGGAGCTGCCCCACCCGGTAAGGCACTAAGGATTGTGAAGAATTTGAGGATTTGTAGGGATTGTCACGAGGCATTCAAGTATTTTAGTAGAATTTTGGAGAAGGAGATTATTGTGAGGGATGTAAACAGGTATCATAGATTTTCATATGGTAGTTGCTCATGCGGAGATATCTGGTAA
- the LOC122276426 gene encoding plasmodesmata-located protein 2-like isoform X1 — MGFSTNPFSFFLFSLIFFTNLELIPLVESASDYTALVYKGCAKQAFSDPTGVYSQALSALFGSLVSQSTKARFFKTTSGSGQTTISGLFQCRGDLSNADCYNCVGKLPQMADSLCGKAIAARVQLYGCYVLYEVSGFTQVSGMELLYKTCGTTNVAGSGFEERRDAALQVLETGVVSGHGFYTTNYEAVYLLAQCEGDLGDSDCGDCVKSAVQRAQVECGSSISGQVYLHKCFISYSYYPNGVPRRSSSSSSSSSSSLSSSEGNTGKTVAIILGGAAGVGFLVICLLFARSLMKKHDDL, encoded by the exons ATGGGTTTCTCTACAAACCCCTTCTCCTTTTTTCTGTTCTCTCTAATTTTCTTTACCAATCTTGAGCTCATCCCACTTGTTGAATCTGCTTCTGACTACACAGCCTTGGTCTACAAGGGCTGTGCAAAGCAGGCCTTTTCAGATCCGACAGGGGTTTACTCCCAGGCTCTCTCAGCCCTCTTTGGCTCTCTGGTTTCGCAGTCTACAAAGGCCAGGTTCTTCAAGACGACCTCTGGCAGTGGCCAAACCACCATCTCTGGTCTCTTCCAATGCAGAGGCGACCTTAGCAATGCTGACTGCTACAACTGTGTGGGCAAACTTCCTCAAATGGCTGACAGTCTGTGTGGCAAAGCCATAGCCGCCAGAGTCCAGCTATATGGCTGTTACGTACTCTATGAGGTTTCGGGGTTTACTCAGGTTTCAGGCATGGAGTTGCTCTACAAGACCTGTGGAACCACAAACGTGGCCGGAAGTGGGTTTGAGGAAAGGAGGGACGCTGCGTTACAGGTGTTGGAAACCGGCGTGGTTAGCGGCCACGGGTTCTACACCACGAACTATGAAGCCGTTTATTTGTTGGCCCAGTGTGAGGGGGATTTGGGGGACTCAGATTGTGGGGATTGTGTGAAGAGCGCTGTGCAGAGAGCGCAGGTTGAATGTGGGAGCTCCATTTCAGGCCAAGTTTATCTACACAAATGCTTTATTAGCTATAGTTACTATCCTAATGGGGTTCCCAGGAGATCAtcttcatcctcttcttcttcttcttcttctttatcttcTTCAG AAGGAAATACAGGAAAGACAGTGGCTATAATATTAGGAGGGGCAGCAGGAGTGGGGTTTCTAGTAATTTGCCTACTGTTTGCTAGaagtttgatgaagaaacatgatg ATCTTTGA
- the LOC122276426 gene encoding plasmodesmata-located protein 2-like isoform X2 produces MGFSTNPFSFFLFSLIFFTNLELIPLVESASDYTALVYKGCAKQAFSDPTGVYSQALSALFGSLVSQSTKARFFKTTSGSGQTTISGLFQCRGDLSNADCYNCVGKLPQMADSLCGKAIAARVQLYGCYVLYEVSGFTQVSGMELLYKTCGTTNVAGSGFEERRDAALQVLETGVVSGHGFYTTNYEAVYLLAQCEGDLGDSDCGDCVKSAVQRAQVECGSSISGQVYLHKCFISYSYYPNGVPRRSSSSSSSSSSSLSSSGNTGKTVAIILGGAAGVGFLVICLLFARSLMKKHDDL; encoded by the exons ATGGGTTTCTCTACAAACCCCTTCTCCTTTTTTCTGTTCTCTCTAATTTTCTTTACCAATCTTGAGCTCATCCCACTTGTTGAATCTGCTTCTGACTACACAGCCTTGGTCTACAAGGGCTGTGCAAAGCAGGCCTTTTCAGATCCGACAGGGGTTTACTCCCAGGCTCTCTCAGCCCTCTTTGGCTCTCTGGTTTCGCAGTCTACAAAGGCCAGGTTCTTCAAGACGACCTCTGGCAGTGGCCAAACCACCATCTCTGGTCTCTTCCAATGCAGAGGCGACCTTAGCAATGCTGACTGCTACAACTGTGTGGGCAAACTTCCTCAAATGGCTGACAGTCTGTGTGGCAAAGCCATAGCCGCCAGAGTCCAGCTATATGGCTGTTACGTACTCTATGAGGTTTCGGGGTTTACTCAGGTTTCAGGCATGGAGTTGCTCTACAAGACCTGTGGAACCACAAACGTGGCCGGAAGTGGGTTTGAGGAAAGGAGGGACGCTGCGTTACAGGTGTTGGAAACCGGCGTGGTTAGCGGCCACGGGTTCTACACCACGAACTATGAAGCCGTTTATTTGTTGGCCCAGTGTGAGGGGGATTTGGGGGACTCAGATTGTGGGGATTGTGTGAAGAGCGCTGTGCAGAGAGCGCAGGTTGAATGTGGGAGCTCCATTTCAGGCCAAGTTTATCTACACAAATGCTTTATTAGCTATAGTTACTATCCTAATGGGGTTCCCAGGAGATCAtcttcatcctcttcttcttcttcttcttctttatcttcTTCAG GAAATACAGGAAAGACAGTGGCTATAATATTAGGAGGGGCAGCAGGAGTGGGGTTTCTAGTAATTTGCCTACTGTTTGCTAGaagtttgatgaagaaacatgatg ATCTTTGA